TGAAAAGGGATAAGAAATGAGCGATGACTATATCGACAAGCCGAAGGATATCAGGCAGGGCGAGGAGATAGACCTTAAAAAGGTGGGCGCTTTTCTGAGGGACTCGATCCCGGGACTTGCCGGAGAGCTTGAGATCAAACAGTTCCCCAGCGGGTTTTCAAACCTTACATATCTTGTCACTTCAGGCGATAAGGAAATGATTCTGAGAAGGCCTCCATTCGGAACAAAGGCAAAATCGGCGCATGACATGGGGAGGGAGTTCAGGATGCTGAAGGCGCTCAAACCCGTGTTCCCGTATTGTCCGGAGGCCATACTTTATTCTGAAGATGAAAGCGTGATGGGCTGCCCCTTTTATGTAATGGAACGGCTCAAGGGAATTATCCTGAGAAAAGACCTGCCCAGGGGCATGAACCTGTCAGCATCTCAGGCAAGAATGCTCTCGGAAAACCTCATCGATATCCAGCTCGACCTGCACTCTATCGATTATCATGCCATCGGCCTTGATTCTTATGGAAAGCCCGAGGGCTATGTAAAAAGACAGATTGAAGGATGGAGTGAAAGGTACAGGAAGGCAAGGACGCCGGATGTGCCCGATTTCGAACAGGTAATGGCATGGCTTGCCGAAAAAATGCCGCCGGACAGTTCTAAGCCGGGCATAATCCACAATGACTACAAGTTTGACAATGTTGTGCTTGACAAGGATGATCCTC
The nucleotide sequence above comes from Desulfomonilia bacterium. Encoded proteins:
- a CDS encoding phosphotransferase family protein, producing MSDDYIDKPKDIRQGEEIDLKKVGAFLRDSIPGLAGELEIKQFPSGFSNLTYLVTSGDKEMILRRPPFGTKAKSAHDMGREFRMLKALKPVFPYCPEAILYSEDESVMGCPFYVMERLKGIILRKDLPRGMNLSASQARMLSENLIDIQLDLHSIDYHAIGLDSYGKPEGYVKRQIEGWSERYRKARTPDVPDFEQVMAWLAEKMPPDSSKPGIIHNDYKFDNVVLDKDDPLKIVGVLDWEMATIGDPLMDLGSSLAYWVEKNDSPNMLMIRLMPTNIDGMMTREEIVQRYSERSGIKIRNFDYYYIFGLFRLAVIAQQIYYRFYNGQTKDERFGMLKFAVQILDETAKAVIEKSKL